CATAACTGAAAAGTGGTCCGAACCCCCCTATCCCCCTACGGTCCTAACTCGTGTCtttgctccatcatacatgtccttaatcaccccaGTGTAAGCCACTGGGTAACCCCTAGCCTCCAAACAGCTCCATAGAATCTCCATCGGAACTTTGTCGTATGCGTTCTCTAGATCAATAAAAATCATATGTAAGTCTctcttcctctccctatattgCTCCACCAACCTCCTTATAAGGTGAATAATTTCTGTAGTCGAACGTCCCGACATAAATTCGAACTGGTTTTCGGAAATATATACACTTTTCCTCACCCTCGCTTCCACCACTCTCGCCCAGACTTTCATAGTGTGGCTCAACAGCTTGATACTcctatagttgttacaattttggatatcgtactccacctccattccTCAGTCGTTTTCTTCGTCCTAAAGATGGTGTTAAATAACTTAGTGATCTATTCCAAGCCAGCTCTAGCCATGCTCTTCCAAAATTCTACTGGAATTTCATCTGGCCTAGTCGCTCTTCCCCTAcacatcttacgcatagccccctcgaATTTCTCTATTTTGATACGCTTACAAAAACTAAAGTCACGACGACTCTCGAAGTGCTCCAAATCATCCAACACAATACCACTATCCTCCTATTCATATAGGAGTTTATGAAAGTATGTCTTTACGTCTAATATGCACATCATCCATCAATACTCTTCCATCCTCATCTTTGATGCACTTCACCTGATTCAGGTCACAGGCCTTCCTTTCTCTCACCTTTTCTAGCTTGTGCACCTACTTATCTCCACCCTTGTCACTAAGTTCTTCATACAAACGTCCAAATGTTGTCGTTTTAGCCGCTGTAACTACTAACTTCGCGTCTTTCTTGGCCTCTTGTACAACTCCCTGTTCGTCCTCTTCTTCCTTGCTCTCTACCAATTTCAAGTACGCCGCTTTCTTGGCTTCTATCTTACCTTGGACCTCTCCATTCCATCACCAATCCCCTTTGTGACCTCCAATGTAACCTCTCGAGACCCCTAGCATCACTCTAGTAGCTTCCCTAATGCAGTTTCCTGTCAAAGTCCACATTATCACTCGTGTCCCCACTACTCTTCCATGACCCCATAGCCTTCAGCTTCTCCGCTAGCGCCCGAACTGTGTCCTTAGTCAAGGTTACCCACTTGATCTTGGGTAGACCGAACACaaccctcttcttcctcttcctcctgATCTTCAAATCCATCACCGAGAGCCTATGTTGTATTGAGAGATTCTCACTTGGAATAACCTTGCAATTCGTGCAAAGACCTCTATCGCAATTCCTAAGAAGTAGGTAGTCAATCTAGGTCTGGGCCACCGTGTTCTGAAATGTCACCAAATTCTCCTCATTCTTCCGAAAACCTGAGTTAGCTATCACCAAATCAAAAGCCTTTGCAAAATCCAACAACAAAGTACAACCTCCATTTCTAACCCCAAAATCGAAGCCGTCATGCACATCATCATAACCCTGGGAAATCAACCTGATGTGGCCATTGAAGTCCCCTCCTATAAACAGTTTCTCATTAAGCGGGATACCACGCACAACCTCATCCAGCTCATCCCAAAAATGCCTTTTGACCTCCTTGCCCAATCCTACTTGGGGGGAGTAGGCACTAATAACGTTCAACATAAACTCTCCAACAACTAATTTAATAGTCATCAGCTTGTCGTTCACCCTCCTAACCTCAACCACAAGATCCCGAGTTCTCCATCCACTAATATACATACCCCGTTCATACCCCTCACACTACCTGAGTACCACAGTTTATACCTGTCAACATCCCGTGCCCTAGACCCCACCCACCTAGTCTCCTGGATGCAGGCAATACTAATATTCCTCTTCTAGAGGATCTTCGCTAACTATATAGATTTGCCCGTCAAAGTACCTATGTTCTACGACCCAACTCTCTGCCTCGAAGCACCCTTGTCACCCTTGCACCCCGCACCCCGCCTCACTTGAGAACAAGACCTTACTCCTCCATCAACTACTCCAGCCACTAGATCGTAAGGGAgacaaatccaaaattatcactAATACAAGGTAATAGTCAGACTAAAGAAGTAAACTAAATTTTTTATCTTAGAGCACTAGTTACAAGTACATATACGAAAAACACGTACAAGTTCAATTGAACACCCATGAAATGGAAGTAACTCAACTAATCGGCAGGGAAAGATAAGCAATCTGAAGTAGACTAGACGACACTACTTTAGGGTACGGGTAATCTTGCAAAAAATTACCTTAACTAGAACAAATAATTACTAACAATGAAGGGAGATAAGAAAAAGTGACTGGATGCCCGGAGGTACCAACTCCAGAGGGAAAGAACCTGGATATAGTCGGGGAGTCGAGGCATTGCTGAAGAACCAAACAACGTCGGTTACCACCATTGCCTCTAGTTGAAACTGCTAAATTGCACCAGTGAACCCGACGCGCTACTCTGACTGACCTAGGAAatggaaggagaagaagaaagggGGTCTCGCTGCCTCTAATGCCACTGTACAGTGGGCAGCAGAGGTGAAACGGGAAGGCAAGAGAGGGGCAGAGCAGTGGAGAGGGGAAAGAGAGGAGAAACAAAGAAGGGGGAAAAATAGGGGCGAAAGATAGATGGGGGAAAACAGCGAAGAACGGGAAAAGGAGAGGGAGGGATTGAAAGAGAAGGGTTTTCGGCGTGGGGGAAAGAGAGGAGAGAGAAAGACTACTTATCTGGCTGGTTTCCGATGACTATTTCCGGTGTGGGTCGCCGGATTAAGCCGCGTGGTGAAAAAATACTATTCGCTCTCTGGGGTGGGCCTTTCGTACTCAAATCCGTATGTGGGGAGGGTGGGTTGGGGCAGAAAGATGTTAGAGAGCaaggagggagagagagagagagcaaggAGAGAGAGAGTTTataaaaatagattgaagttcaATGAATCAGATCAAGTGTCTCATAAACAGATTTCCATATATCATCCATTATCTCACAAAGGtgaaaatggaaatttgaagttctAAATCCTTATAGATGTTGATGTTTCTCTGTTCAATTGCTCGAGCTTTAAATACAAAGCTTTCTTGGGAACATTTACCCATTGTTTGCTTGGAATATGTTTCTGTAAATTGTTCTTACAGAAATGCAAAGGTTTAAAACATGTCCAGTGTTTCTATACACCAATTTTCCTTGAAATGTGTTATGTACAATGTTCTTACAGAAACTAGAGATTCTAGATTTTAAATAAAGGCTGAAAATGAATTCCCAACTCCCAGAGCCtgggaaaaaaaatataaaagaagcAAATATGAGCTTGTTAGGAAGATAATATGGTATTCATGCAATGTTTCAATTCTGTATGAGTGgaaacacttagaatggttgaACTTATTTTAAGCTGGTATTAATCCATGATCTTTATTCTCTTCAACAGCGAAACTGTTAAATTTGGTCATGTCACCTTTTTCTGGAATGGAAATCCGTTGGGGTATTTTAAGCAAGAAACTGAAGAGTATGTTGAAATTCCAAGTGACAGTGGGATAACATTCAACGTTAAGCCAAATATGAAGGCCTTAGAGATTGCTGAAAAGGCTTGGGATGCTATACTAAGCTGCAAATTTGATCAGGTATATATTAAGAGTTTCTTGTAAGaggttagaaaaagaaaaaaagataaaagaaaagggAAGCTTATATTCTGTTTGTAATTTATTTACTAGGTACGTGTAAACCTACCTTCACATGTCATGGAAATGCTCGGCAAAGTTTGGAGTCGTTTTATGAGTAGTTTCAGAGATGAAGCCAAGATTTGAGCTTGTGGGTTTGAGATTTTAGCActtttaagttattgggttctaaattaataatttgtacatgttAAATGAATTTCTTTAGACAAATACAGAGTTTGGACTAAAGTTACTAAGTtcttatcttattcactagctcCGCTCCTGTGTAGTTTGACCCTTCAACTAGGCAATGTTCCCTAATCATTAGTTTGTCAAAGTGAGGGAGGCTTTTACGACGTTTAAGATTGCGTTAATTCATTTCCAAACCAATTTAGGATGACTTTTAACTATTTCAGATGTCAGTTAAGCATATGATCAAAATCAAGCTATATGATATCTCCCGCAGACACATTTTTCATGATACCTGGCTGAGTCCTTATTATTTTTGCCTATCAGAATTGAGTTTGTAAATTAATTTAATGTTTTTGACTTGTGCTACTTGCAGATGATCCTCGACGGAATTGAACAAGTGGGTGGAATATATCTAGTTAGGGCCGATCATGGAAATGCTGAAGACATGGTGAAGAAATtattgaggtttttgttatttaagatgaaatagtcttaaaatgagggtgaatgggaaatggagggaaaataaaatttttgagtaaaattttaagtttcccctcttgacaatgagacattgtcccatattggaagaggaaaagatttttggtgggtatatatataattgctcttcttgtagctcttaaagagttaagaagaaagcaagcctcgcgccgtcgtcgtcgtcgctcgctctgctcggcttcggcttcggcttcggcttcggcgacaattactctctagaggaattatcacgattgactatgtaaagtcaagtgataatgtatcggatccacttacaaaaggcctaactagagaggtagttgagaaatcatcaaggggaatggggttatggccgagaacaagtcattgtggcggtaactctacatagaagactggagatcccaagatctaggttcaaggagatcaaacaaagtcattaatgacggttcaacattgtcaaataaattttagttcgttctcgtgatgagacaatgttcagtgccaaggataaagcattaaggctttttaattatttttaaatttgatacggggtatatcaaatagtgtatctacaggatgacacatttaggaatcacctatgtaagtgtgaagtgttagccgcttcaaggagaactttgtaaggccagttctctacgcacttatgaaaccaggcggttttcatggctgaaacgaacacaacaatgagaaccaaagacggttaaggactgattgtgtgacttatgtttgtctaggtatacaccaaagatcgacggttcaaagatatcaaatctaccgattgaccgagtatatccgacataagttcactacggaaagttcaaagggaaacctacttatccagatgcgattaatccttgcttgcaaatcacacagttttttcatgcatacttccgtgatatagccattccccattcatgtgggggattgttgagatttttgttatttaagatgaaatagtcttaaaatgagcgtgaatgggaaatggaggaaaaataaaatttttgagtaaaattttaagtttttccctcttgacaatgagacattgtcccattggaagaggaaaagatttttggtgggtatatatataattactcttcttgtagctcttaaagagttaagaagaaagcaagcctcgcgccgtcgtcgtcgtcgctcgctctgctcggctcggcttcggtttcggcttcggcttcggcttcggattcggatttggattttgatttggatttggatttggtcaaatgatcgattgattgattaattttttggaccaaatttatttgttaatagtaaatattaacgtaagattatctgcatttgtaacggatatgttccaatctgtatattgaccaccagctgcaatagcagccgcctaatgctcttcccaccatggccaagtgcttgctccacaaacaagctagtgcatgctccaccatggagggtggagggtcgttcatcttcaaagctgactgctataaatatgtgcagcagctgttgaagaaagatacaccaaactgaaaacgctcaactttggctatacattgtaCTCCTTCTtctcagcattttcatacgattttctgagtttctactcctttgttctgcattattttaactttaaacaaagcaactgtaagtgtgatttgctaccgaactttgtgttcgctgaaatactggggtttgaagtaccgctacaccagtgtgtgattcgttctatcctgggaggaaataatccataaccttgggtactaggaggagattaaattccttaaggaaacactgtgaattcagtgggcttgaattaattactgtttcattacgataacttatatttcccagaattattatttataaatacaacaatattggcgggactaacagaAATCAAGAAGGGAGAACCACTTCTTGATAAGAATGGCAACCCGGGGCGGATCCAGCTTAACAGGTGTGAGTTTTCGTGAACCCAATAGCTTTTGCACATACCATATATATGTATTAAAAAATccattaaatatctataaatatttgatTTTGAACCCAATTACTTATTGTATATTTACTTGAGTTCATTGTAGAAACCcacaaacttcaaattctatatccgTCTCTGGTGGCAACATTGAGATACTTACTTCTCACACTTGCCAACCTGTAAGTAATTCATTCATTTGGAGGAAAGGGAGAACATAGTGGTTTGGAATTTCATGTTAGGAAATTTTTACAAGTACTTACTATTTGTCATATATTTaaagattttttttaacttgGAGTTAATCTATTGTTGGATTGAATGCTAATGCTAGGAATTTTGTCTAGGTTCCTATTGCCATTGGTGGTCCTGGACTGGTACCTGGTGTGAGATTCCGCAAAGATCTCCCCACCGGAGGGCCTGCTAATGTAGCTGCCAAATTCATGAATCTGCACGGCTTTGAGGCACCTAGTGCTTATGAGCCAA
This sequence is a window from Nicotiana tomentosiformis chromosome 5, ASM39032v3, whole genome shotgun sequence. Protein-coding genes within it:
- the LOC104100711 gene encoding uncharacterized protein, whose translation is MYISGWRTRDLVVEVRRVNDKLMTIKLVVGEFMLNVISAYSPQVGLGKEVKRHFWDELDEVVRGIPLNEKLFIGGDFNGHIRLISQGYDDVHDGFDFGVRNGGCTLLLDFAKAFDLVIANSGFRKNEENLVTFQNTVAQT